The DNA region TGGTGAAAAATGATAAACCTTCTAGTTCACTTCGATATAGTTTGAAAGATTCATTTGCATAGGCTCAACGACTAAAGTGACTTTGCTAAAAGTACTTTGGAGTCGTGGTTGTAATTTTGGTTGAAATTGCTCACCttgtacatgtatatttattaactgtatatatatataactaaaaattcataaaaattttcgtGCAAATTGTCATTGTTTCGTTGATGTAGCTCGAAGCAGCAGGTGGTTGTAAAAACTGCATTTGTAGGTGTTTGATCACAACCCCCACACTTAAGAAtgatatatagaaaattaaaaaacaataaaaaccaGTCTCTACATACACtgaaaacaatagaaaaacaatCTCAGTTATTGTCCCTCCATCAAAATCCCACCACTATTGCAATCAAACATCTACTTGttgtacatacatatatatatatatatatggaatattatagatatattatttcatagtGTATGCCTATCAAGCTTACTGGGATACTACCACCACCAGGACTAAATGTATGGGGCGGTGGCATGACAAGGTGGTTGCAAGGTGGTGGGAGAAAAACAGCAGTGGCCTTACAGCGGAAACGATCTATACGATCGTCACAGTGACACGCGCACTCACTTCAAGCGGAGGTTGTCttcaaacttttaaatttacatgtatagTTGTTACTCTCAGTCACGCAATTATTTCCATTATCCTTAAAAAGTATAATCATCAGGATTGGAATTATTGGATTATgtgaaaaagttaattaaatatataatttagtgGTTTTATTtggaattaattttctttcttctGAAATATTTTGTGAAGTGTTATTTTTTGGTCTTTgagaaattatatattcatatattccATTAATTTATGCAGTTATGAGGATAATTATTCTTCAGAGGATTACTATATTTATTGtgatattttcatcattgtaattgaaaataaaaaagtgatatatatatatatttttttcttagtatttacaatttttgaatatttttgacaaCTGATGGTCTCAAATAattatcgaaatatttttaaatcgtgGTTTTGTCACGGCGGGAGTTGTGAGTCTCGATACGTCGGGGTCCCATTCGCGGGACCATCGGCTGACAGTAAACGAGGCAACAATTGGTTCATTTGTAAATCAAACagatttaataacaaatcatCAAAACACAACGTCCTCGGAAATGGTGTTACAAATGTTAGATACACTGGTAACGGCCCAGGAACCATTTTATCCAGATTATCCGTCATATCAAGAATCCGATGTTGTTAGTCATCATCAACTACATCATCAATTAACAAGAAGTGGTATTATGTTACCAGGATCACTTGATGCGACGACGCATACACCAGGTTCGaattctatttataaaattttttaattttttctgacTCGTTGGTTTGTCAAATGGAGTCATCTTtcataatcaatataaaaacaaacatcTTCTAAATaattccaaaaaattatattgaatgtATAGTgatagtatatttaaaaaatcaactatacataaaaattttagattaCTCTGATCATATTTGGCTAAAAAGCTTTGTAATCTTTTAAGCGCCGACTTTGCAAGACCAATTTTTACTTTAACGACTTACTTTTTATGTATGCAATTGATCTGTTTGATTTATCAGCCACGTGCCATTGTCTAATCACCTGCtttttccaaataaataaataaataaataaataaaaaagttgtgtcTTATATACTTGATTTtcttgctatattttttattttttccttctctaaagtaaaaaaaaataaaataacaatataatgaGATTTCTTTGTCTTTGAATGCGACGAACTGAGTGTGGGATAGTTCGTGGGTCACCAGACTGAAGAACAATAGTCGACTGATGAGGAcaatattcgtttttttttttttatttaaacaattcttTTGCATATTTATAGATATTCaatcttaaattattttttcatttattactgtgttctaattttttgatatttcataaaaagtaaaagtttaaatagttgtttttttttgagttaaaaaaatgttgaggCAGACGGTGTCTTGGACTTGGTGTATTGGATATAGCAGCTGTGTTCATTTGGCGCGTGCTCTCGATGTCTTTTGAGACGATGCCTTTGGCACCTGTTCTCCAGCTGATATGCGGGgctgcatttttttattttatttttttttaaactcaaaatTCTCTATAACTTCTTTCACActctatcatttttaaataaaaattaatttcataagaATTAACTTTGTTTCTTAGTAATATTTTCTACctgacaaaaatatataattcaacaatatgtctttttgaaaatttataaatatcttttcaaatgaataaatattctttaaatataatcgaatatttcaaattttttaattatttatcaatacatatacaaatatatttttgttttttcttaatttaatgGTTGATTTAAATTcgttgtaataaataaaaatataaaagtggGAAGGCATGTCCATAAGGTAGAACAGCTACATACACGCAGGTGTTTAGTTCAACCGACCCATGCAAACCAACTTCATCCAAGCatcaaaagaatatatatatgcgcaTATACATTCatgagtttataaaatattttgaaaaaataaatggagtGAAAGTCAAAGTAACAAAAGGAGCAATATTTGCCGTAATTTTgaatatgttttaataatgaaatttttgaatcttatacaaataccaaataattgaatataaattaaaggtATTTGTActgcgataaaaaaaaattgtataactGATTTATTTGAACTTTCCCGGgcttttttttggattaatcAAACAATGTCTAAACAGAATTACagttatacaaaataaataataaaatggtcatatgtataataatagataataaaaaaattgcacatGCTTAATATGATTGCGTATCTGTAATGTCGCGGGGAAAGGATAAGGAATAGAGGTGGAGCTACAGTATATTAACCAATCGTTGTTGGTCACCGCCCACTGATGAAAATTAACCGCCTTCTTTGTATAAAACAAACataaatctaattttaatttttctattcattgTTTCAGGTGGTTACAGTCATCTTCGCAGTCCAGTATGTCAGGATGACAATCAAAGAGATGaaacatcaccaccaccaccatcacacAATCACAATTCTCAACAACCAAATTCACATACATCAACACCAactgcaaataataataataataataataataacaataataataataacaataataataataacaataataataatagtaatagtagTAGTAATGCTTATATACATTTACGAAACTTAAATCAGCTCAAAGCAGAATCGAATTATAACAATCATCATATAGCTGAACATTTGCAAAATAATAACGGTGGCAATGATCTTGGTTCTggcaataatgaaaatgatttacGAGTTAATAATGGTGCACAAACAGACAGTTATATGACACCAGCTCACTACTCTGGCTATGATGAGCCATCTGAATATCACAATCTTCCTCAAGAAcatcagcaacagcaacaacaacaaccaccgccaccaccaccacctcatTCATATAATTTGGATGGTTCACCAGAATTTTATAGTTCAAGTGGTATACATCTTGAGCAAAAGTATCAACCACCaccaacatttaaaaattatccaagAGGACGTTATCATGAGGGTTATACTGAAAATGGATATGGTCAGTATGACACAACATCATTTCAAACAGTTCCTAGTAGTGGTAATCCAAGTAGTGGAAATGGTCCCAATGTTACCGGTGAACAATGGGGAGTTTCACAACTTGGTGAACATATATCACATCATGGTGCATTTTTAGCAAGTTTAGGACCACGTGATACGACAAATTCACATCATCCATCATCAATTGGCAATAATCCAGATCAAAAACCACTTTTACAAAGTACAATGCTCACTGGCTATGCTGGTAAATAtttcgataaaattaatttttattttgaaaatttataataaatcctaatattattgtgtttcttttattattaaggtGCTGGTCCTTGTTTTACTGGCTCGGGTCCAATACAATTGTGGCAATTTCTTCTTGAATTATTGACTGATAAATCATGTCAGGGCTTTATATCATGGACTGGCGATGGATGGGAATTCAAATTAACTGATCCTGATGAAGTTGCACGTCGTTGGGGTATACGAAAAAATAAGCCCAAAATGAATTACGAAAAACTCAGTCGTGGTTTACgctattattatgataaaaatattattcataaaacgGCTGGTAAAAGATACGTCTATCGCTTTGTTTGTGATCTCCAGAGTATTCTCgggtaaatattaatttcaagttttatattatatatatttaatattaaattttactttatattaatttattatattttatttttagatgcaGTCCTGAAGAACTTCATGCAATAGTGGACTTGAAACCTGAGAAGAAGGAAGAAGactgaaattgtttttttacggCTCAGATATAAAATGTCCCTTGTTTAGCCTAAATCCAGCTAATAAATGCGTATCTTTTCAAGTctcaataaaaatgttataaaaatatattttccaactTCACTACAATCAGATTCATTTCATTGTTAGTGTTATAAACTTCAAAAGATACCTTCTTTATCCGTTGGATTTGaccacataaaaaaaaaattcgtgtCCTCGCCGTAAacagtaatattaataattccttcgagaaaaaaagaaaaaaaaaaaaagtaaaaaaatgtcGGGACAAAATGTGGTCGGTGATAAATGagtctatatattttttaaagtaaaagaaaaaaaaaacacaattgactcacaaaaatatattaagtcCCCACCCtagttattttctttttcgtttGTCAATATATAGAGACAAAGTTATTGTTGGCTCTTTGACTCTTGttcaattgtaatttttattatttttttgttttttaaattaataataatgataataatttttaaatagagaATCGGTCGTATGTACCAAAGACAGGGTCCGCATACCATTGGtgcctaaaaaaataatgataaatttaaaaaaaaaataaaattacgaaaatttagttatgaaaaaattgagcaAAATGAACAAACATTATTTGTAAATCAATTGATCATCAAactaattgattaattttgcgaaattttttttctataaatgaatatttattttgtaagcaataaaaaaatacataaagaaattaattgaaacattagataaaaacaattgattgattattattaataaatataattgattattaaaataatgacccgaaaatttttacatactatatatatatatattattcatatatatattcttcatatatatatattttcaatgttaCGTGATTTTTAAGCACACTGTGCATCGTAATTATGAAAAAGTATGAATATATACATTGTGAAAATCTAATGAAAGATGCGATTTTACCTATTTATGTCTCatcatgaacaaaaaaattcatgtgtGTTGAACTATCTATCGTTGATTGATACTTAGACACAATATGTGATTGTTATTACTCTAATTAtaagaacaataaaaattcattataccttacattaaaaaaacatgaaaaaaaatcttttaggCTGGATttgattttgaattatttattttaaaattaacagacTTCTTTTTTCAGATGATAATTTGtgactgaaaaaaaactatgctaTATATAGCATTCGAGAATAATGTTTAAGTTGTTAGAATACTGATTttcaaagaaaagaaataaagcaTTCAGAACCAGCCGTAGGTACAAATATGAGGTGTCCATGAGActtcattcaataaaaaaacaaataccaTTTgagtttttaatgaaaatacgCACGTCGTTAGAATTTCccaaatataaaacaatagaatcgaaattttttggCTCTTTATATGCTGGGCCTATTTTATCAAAACACATGATATcagataaacaatataaaaattttgtatacaatatatttttccatttgcTACTAGAATTTtatccctggtgaaaatgtTTCTCCAaatttttccgaatttctccgtgattactcTGAATTTCTCCacgattactccgaatttctcccaaattgacccatggggagaaatgagtggaaaaattttctcctcgtcgttgatttcggaagaatttctctgcggtaaaattttttttttcacacgttTCTCCGCGTATCCttatcgcggagaaatatttccgaacgttccttcacccaagtcgattcagagaaaattcggaaaaaatttctccgcgtAAAAGACACGCAGAGATAATTTCTCTGtggtaaaattattgaacaacCAAGCATCATTATTATAGGAAATACACATcatgaaaaatgttttatatatgACCACAGATATAACTATTCTGAAATCGAATCAGGTGAATTTAACTCATGAGAGTTGAAAAAGCCAGTGACAGATAACATTGTGACATTTCCAGTTCTTTTTTGAAGACCATTTTTTCAAAGTTGATATACCCAAGATACTTAGTTGCTCCGAGTTCCAgcaaattacaaaaattcggaaaacaaaaagaaataatactGGTAATAagactgataataataaaaaaatatgaaatggCTATGCATCCCCTGACACACGAGAAATTGAAGCACTTTAACtttttttcgtcttttaaTGATCTTATTTCAACTGACGTTGTCGCTCAAACTTTTCTAGAAGAGTTTGAGCTCATCCCCAACCGAAATTCTCCCCCCCCCCCCAGGTGTTGTGATCCTTTCATGGCTATAAAACCTGGACATGGTAAATTAGGTTGGGTATGGCGTTGTTACAAGGATtataaaaaggtaaaaaaagatgaagaaaacaaaaatacaggCTATGGTAAAATCATCAACCCGGCTGATGGAAAGTATGCCGTATTATTATATCCGAAGTACTGATAACTATCATTTGTTTTGTCCTCAAAGTGAAGGTCACTGATGAACTACAACATTTAAGAAATCATCGTAGGAAATTATCCCGCGATGATTCCGGATTAAGTTCGGGTACAATTGTTGATTACTACAGCTATTGGAGAGAAATAGCTGAAGTAATCATATCAAACAGTGATCTTCAAATTGGGGGTCTTGGTATGACGGTAAAAGTTGACCCAACGTTTTTAGCAAAACGTAAGTACAACAAAAGCCGTCATACCAAACAAATGACAGTTACAGTACTTGGGATGTATTATCGCGAGCAAAATAGCAGTCGGTTTTTCAGGGTAGCCTCGAAGTGCGAGAGGGGTTTGTGGCCGTGCATAGTACCATAATGTTTAAGCACTATTCAACGAAGGTACTGTGCACTTTGTTACCAATCATAGTATTGGACAGTATGTGGATGAAAATGATCCCTGAAATACGATCAATTCTTTGGGAAACCAAAGTCGTCTTTTCAAAAAGTCGATTATTAATCGACGGACTGATAAGCTCTTTCACCAATACATGTGTCTGTTTCACTACAGGCGCCAGGTATTGGAGACATAGTATGAAGACGATTTTGGTTTCCAGATAACCCAATTTCTTCTTGACATCAGACGTGTCTATTCTGGAAGACGTCACGGGTTTGAAGATCCAGGAACTTATAATTCCCACTCCACTATCAGAAGGAATTTCAGAAGATCTTCTCCCTCGCAAAGTTCAACGTTTGGAAGAGTCGGAGGataaagaagatgatgatgataatcagAATAATCCTGATTGGTTTGTGGCTTGAGaatgtatgtatatgtatgtatgtatgaaTGAATGTAGGGAAGAAGGGGGGTAAAATGGACACcctaaaaagattttttatagtaattaacaacaaatactTCTATCTTTTACCCGACAATCATGGGTAAAAGAACAAATGGCAAAAGCAATTATCACTGTCGTAAATGataatggaaatttaaaaacagcAGCCGACTCTTATTATGTACCACGATCAACATTACGACGTCGTATAAAACTATTCCAACAATCAAATGATATTGAACTGGCTGTTATGAAaggtaatgaatttttttaactggttcttatgtttttttgttcaGCATCCCTggtaaaatttttctccgcGATTTCTTCTGAATTTCTCCacgattactccgaatttctcccaaattgaccaATGCGGAGAAATAAGTTAAGAAAGGTATCGaatttttttccgaatttttctccgaatcgactAGGGTGAaaaacgttcggaaatatttctccgcgaatTAGAAACACGTGCAGAAACGtgtgcaaaaaataattttaccgcgGAGAACCGATTTCCGTGTGTCTTTTACGCAGAGAAATTTCGtccgaattttctccgaatcgacttAGGTGaagaaacgttcggaaatatttctccgcgataaAAATACGTGGAGAAAcatgtaaagaaaaattttaccgCAGAGCAATTCTTCCGGAATCAACAACGGAGGAAAATTTTCCCACTTATTTCCCCACACTAGTCAATTTGATGAAACGATCACGGGAGTTTTCTAGACCAAGTACCTCAGGTATATCaactgttttaaaaaatagtgttttcgaattttcattttttttttttttaaatggacaTTATCATGCTTTGcgttatgtaacaattaaGAATGAGTCATTTTGTTTCGAAAAATCGAAcattgaaaaagttggaaaaaagttgcaCACATGGTAGTGAAAAGCTGGAGAAAGGGTGGAGAAAgttgtccgccatttctccaaccgtgtgaaaaaataattttactgctgAGAAATGTTTTCTAAAATCAACGACGAGAAGAAATTTTTCCGTCGTTTCTTCGAATCAACTTTGGTGAAGGAACGTTCGGAAATATGTCCCCGCGAAAAAAACACACGCAGAGAAtcgtgtgaaaaaaataattttaccgcgGAGAAGTTTttccgaaatcaacgacgaggagaaaGTTTTTCCGCTcttttctccgcatgggttaatttgggagaaattcgtAGTCATCGTGGAGAAATTCGTCAAAATtctgagaaatatttttaccagggatcacttgttaattattatgtttgtctttttatttttaagggATGGGATGTAAACTCTCAGTATTCActattcaacaataaaaaaagcttgctgaatatttgttgaagaaaaagGAAGAGTTAGATGGATTGGAAATTAAGGAGCTCTAAGTGTTGGCTGAAGAAAACCGAATTGACCATGTGTTTCAAGTTGGTCAGGCAGGAGATTACGTAAACCTGAAGCTGTCTCAGAAGCTCGAGCGAGagatttcaataaaattattattaatagtttttatactttgtatgaaaacaaaataaatacgtTTTACGTTCCTTGCAATAGACTCTTCAATGTTGATGAAACAATTAAGTGTTTCAGTCAATGTAAAAACAATTGGAAGGATCATtgctaaaaaagaaaaaaagtaaatgggCAAAAGATCAGTATCAGGCAGAGGTAGGACAATTACTGTATTTCAGCTGCTGATGGTGATTTCTTGCCTCCAGTTTTCATCTTTCCACGAAAAAGAACCCTGGTGGAAAAAATATCTCGCCATATCCCGTAATTGACCCATTAGCGGGTTATGTATCTTGCAACAACATATCAACGAGTTATGAATCCCGCCACAAAATTTTGGTGGATTATGTATCCACCAATAACCCGCCAATATGCCgtcacaaaatatt from Aphidius gifuensis isolate YNYX2018 linkage group LG5, ASM1490517v1, whole genome shotgun sequence includes:
- the LOC122857496 gene encoding ETS-like protein pointed isoform X2; the protein is MYVDYSETQQYIGMGIKAMKSFGRPRDIPAQVPPLTPGTNKKMTEALKASFASWEKEQLRMNITKDPRQWTDSDVSHWLRWAIREFSLEGVAMQPWQHLTGKQICAMGKESFLARAPAFMGDILWEHLELLQKEDEGEKASLENMPANLYESVCVPDLGDFLGYQSANNSVATSDNKSPVTPANSTSSSTSGSRNSTSQNSGIQTLTNFSTLSSRSYDGGYSHLRSPVCQDDNQRDETSPPPPSHNHNSQQPNSHTSTPTANNNNNNNNNNNNNNNNNNNNNNNSNSSSNAYIHLRNLNQLKAESNYNNHHIAEHLQNNNGGNDLGSGNNENDLRVNNGAQTDSYMTPAHYSGYDEPSEYHNLPQEHQQQQQQQPPPPPPPHSYNLDGSPEFYSSSGIHLEQKYQPPPTFKNYPRGRYHEGYTENGYGQYDTTSFQTVPSSGNPSSGNGPNVTGEQWGVSQLGEHISHHGAFLASLGPRDTTNSHHPSSIGNNPDQKPLLQSTMLTGYAGAGPCFTGSGPIQLWQFLLELLTDKSCQGFISWTGDGWEFKLTDPDEVARRWGIRKNKPKMNYEKLSRGLRYYYDKNIIHKTAGKRYVYRFVCDLQSILGCSPEELHAIVDLKPEKKEED
- the LOC122857496 gene encoding ETS-like protein pointed isoform X1, whose amino-acid sequence is MDIESIYDYEEEEQDFYEENVARKGYPIDHRALKRDARGQNGVLGCTSLSGGGVMMMMAKYMKQELASDAEEECLVPTLPARFTSMRKVPSLSDLSDPDSSLDIPAQVPPLTPGTNKKMTEALKASFASWEKEQLRMNITKDPRQWTDSDVSHWLRWAIREFSLEGVAMQPWQHLTGKQICAMGKESFLARAPAFMGDILWEHLELLQKEDEGEKASLENMPANLYESVCVPDLGDFLGYQSANNSVATSDNKSPVTPANSTSSSTSGSRNSTSQNSGIQTLTNFSTLSSRSYDGGYSHLRSPVCQDDNQRDETSPPPPSHNHNSQQPNSHTSTPTANNNNNNNNNNNNNNNNNNNNNNNSNSSSNAYIHLRNLNQLKAESNYNNHHIAEHLQNNNGGNDLGSGNNENDLRVNNGAQTDSYMTPAHYSGYDEPSEYHNLPQEHQQQQQQQPPPPPPPHSYNLDGSPEFYSSSGIHLEQKYQPPPTFKNYPRGRYHEGYTENGYGQYDTTSFQTVPSSGNPSSGNGPNVTGEQWGVSQLGEHISHHGAFLASLGPRDTTNSHHPSSIGNNPDQKPLLQSTMLTGYAGAGPCFTGSGPIQLWQFLLELLTDKSCQGFISWTGDGWEFKLTDPDEVARRWGIRKNKPKMNYEKLSRGLRYYYDKNIIHKTAGKRYVYRFVCDLQSILGCSPEELHAIVDLKPEKKEED